The following proteins come from a genomic window of Azoarcus sp. PA01:
- a CDS encoding molybdopterin-dependent oxidoreductase, with amino-acid sequence MKTKATCPYCGVGCGVLIEHDDRRITGVAGDPEHPANFGRLCTKGATLHLSARPETRLLHPELRAARGMPRRRASWDIALATAAERFAAAINEHGPESVAFYISGQLLTEDYYVFNKLVKGLIGTNNIDSNSRLCMSSAVAAYKQTLGADAPPCSYEDFAHTDCLLIAGANPSYAHPVAFRRIEDAKAARPAMKIIVVDPRRTDTAAAADLHLPVLPGTDIWLYNAMLNVLLWEGHVDQAFVREHTDGFAALRDHVRDVTPAVAAEVCGLGRRGADDIVMAARWWGEANAAMSLWCQGLNQSTHGTHNGTALIALSLATGKIGRAGCGPFSLTGQPNAMGGREVGGMANLMSGHRDLANAEDRAEVARLWGVDEVPSAPGLTAIELFDAAHDGRIKALWIACTNPAQSLPEQERVREALARCDFVVLQEAYGNTETAPFADLLLPAATWGEKEGTVTNSERRITHVHRALPPPGEAHPDWRIICDFARELGPRIGKDAARLFPYAAPSEIFTEHAASTAGRDLDITGLSYALLDAAGPQQWPFPKSAKVADTAGRSRLYADGRFPTADGRAHFIVPTERLTAERADARYPLHLTTGRLRDQWHGMSRSGKVARLYNHVDEARIEMHADDLALRGLKSGDLARVRSRRGDVVLRAEASPEIRSGQAFIAMHWGGNSLNSAGANALTLRDFDPFSKQPELKHATVQVEKAVLPFQALIMRGEPGAAGEEEGSWNDDAASNEVPGTVAGSGAANAAGLALQRAAALAPWLERFSYASLALAGRDHPAVVLRIAHHQPIPPEWLAELDAMLGLDDEHCLAYSDTRRGVTKRARIDNGLLVGLRLTGETAAAGWLRDVLVERQPTADLRRWILAPLANPPAAAKSRGRIVCTCLNVAESDIAAAIAGGDGFDVLQAKLKCGTSCGSCVPEIKRLVAAGGSMA; translated from the coding sequence ATGAAAACGAAAGCCACCTGTCCCTACTGCGGCGTCGGCTGCGGCGTCCTGATCGAACATGACGATCGCCGCATCACCGGCGTCGCCGGCGACCCCGAACACCCGGCAAACTTCGGGCGCCTGTGCACGAAAGGCGCGACGCTGCACCTCTCCGCGCGGCCCGAAACCCGGCTGCTGCACCCGGAGCTGCGCGCCGCGCGCGGGATGCCGCGCCGCCGCGCGAGCTGGGACATCGCGCTCGCGACCGCCGCCGAACGTTTTGCCGCCGCGATCAACGAGCATGGCCCGGAGTCGGTGGCGTTCTACATCTCCGGCCAGCTGCTGACCGAGGACTACTACGTCTTCAACAAGCTCGTGAAAGGCTTGATCGGCACGAACAACATCGACTCGAACTCGCGCCTGTGCATGTCGAGCGCCGTCGCGGCGTACAAGCAGACGCTGGGCGCGGACGCGCCGCCGTGTTCATACGAGGACTTCGCGCACACCGACTGCCTCTTGATCGCCGGCGCGAACCCGTCGTACGCGCATCCGGTCGCGTTCCGCCGCATCGAGGACGCGAAAGCGGCGCGTCCGGCGATGAAGATCATCGTCGTCGATCCGCGCCGCACCGACACCGCGGCGGCCGCCGACCTGCACTTGCCAGTCCTGCCCGGTACCGACATCTGGCTTTACAACGCGATGCTCAACGTGCTGCTGTGGGAAGGCCACGTCGACCAGGCTTTCGTGCGCGAGCACACCGACGGGTTCGCTGCGCTGCGCGACCACGTGCGCGACGTCACGCCGGCGGTCGCTGCCGAAGTCTGCGGGCTCGGCCGGCGCGGCGCCGACGACATCGTCATGGCGGCGCGCTGGTGGGGCGAGGCGAACGCGGCGATGTCGCTGTGGTGCCAGGGGCTGAACCAGTCCACCCACGGCACGCACAACGGTACTGCGCTGATTGCGCTGTCGCTCGCGACCGGCAAGATCGGCCGCGCCGGCTGCGGTCCGTTCTCGCTGACCGGCCAGCCGAACGCGATGGGCGGGCGCGAAGTCGGGGGCATGGCGAACCTGATGTCCGGTCACCGCGATCTCGCGAACGCCGAGGATCGCGCCGAAGTCGCGCGGCTGTGGGGCGTCGACGAGGTGCCTTCGGCGCCGGGGCTGACCGCGATCGAACTCTTCGACGCGGCGCACGACGGCAGGATCAAGGCGCTGTGGATCGCGTGCACGAACCCTGCGCAGTCGCTGCCGGAGCAGGAGCGGGTGCGCGAAGCCCTCGCGCGCTGCGACTTCGTCGTGCTGCAGGAGGCCTACGGCAACACCGAGACGGCGCCGTTCGCCGATCTGCTGCTGCCGGCGGCGACGTGGGGCGAGAAGGAAGGTACGGTGACGAACTCGGAGCGGCGCATCACCCACGTTCACCGCGCCTTGCCGCCGCCGGGCGAAGCGCATCCGGACTGGCGCATCATCTGCGACTTCGCGCGCGAACTCGGGCCGCGTATCGGCAAGGACGCGGCGCGGCTCTTCCCGTACGCGGCGCCGTCCGAAATCTTCACAGAGCACGCCGCCTCGACTGCCGGGCGTGACCTCGACATCACGGGGCTGTCGTACGCGCTGCTCGATGCGGCCGGTCCGCAGCAGTGGCCATTTCCCAAAAGCGCGAAGGTCGCCGATACAGCCGGCCGTAGCCGGCTTTATGCCGACGGCCGTTTCCCGACTGCGGACGGCCGGGCGCATTTCATCGTGCCGACCGAGCGGCTAACCGCCGAGCGCGCCGACGCGCGCTATCCGCTGCACCTGACGACCGGCCGGCTGCGCGATCAGTGGCACGGCATGAGCCGCAGCGGCAAGGTCGCGCGACTCTACAACCACGTCGACGAAGCCCGCATCGAGATGCACGCTGACGACCTCGCGCTGCGCGGGCTGAAAAGCGGCGATCTCGCGCGCGTCAGGAGCCGCCGCGGCGACGTCGTGCTGCGCGCCGAAGCCTCGCCGGAAATCCGCTCCGGCCAGGCGTTCATCGCGATGCACTGGGGCGGCAACAGCCTGAACTCGGCTGGCGCGAACGCATTGACGCTGCGCGACTTCGATCCGTTTTCGAAGCAGCCCGAGCTCAAGCATGCGACGGTGCAGGTCGAAAAAGCGGTGCTGCCGTTCCAGGCGCTGATCATGCGCGGCGAGCCCGGTGCGGCCGGCGAGGAGGAGGGGAGCTGGAACGATGACGCAGCGTCGAACGAAGTCCCTGGCACGGTCGCGGGCAGCGGCGCGGCGAACGCGGCCGGTCTCGCGCTGCAACGTGCGGCGGCGCTCGCGCCGTGGCTCGAGCGCTTCAGCTACGCGTCGCTCGCGCTCGCCGGCCGCGACCATCCCGCGGTCGTGCTGCGCATCGCGCACCACCAGCCGATCCCGCCCGAGTGGCTCGCCGAGCTCGATGCCATGCTCGGGCTCGACGACGAGCATTGCCTCGCGTACAGCGACACCCGGCGCGGCGTGACGAAGCGCGCGCGCATCGACAACGGGCTGCTCGTCGGCCTGCGCCTCACCGGCGAAACGGCGGCGGCCGGCTGGCTGCGCGACGTGCTCGTCGAGCGCCAGCCGACTGCCGACCTGCGCCGCTGGATCCTCGCGCCGCTCGCGAACCCACCGGCGGCGGCGAAGAGCCGTGGCCGCATCGTGTGTACGTGCCTGAACGTCGCGGAAAGCGACATCGCCGCAGCGATCGCCGGCGGCGACGGCTTCGACGTGCTGCAGGCGAAACTCAAATGCGGCACGAGCTGCGGCTCGTGCGTACCGGAGATCAAGCGCCTCGTCGCCGCCGGAGGCAGCATGGCGTAA
- a CDS encoding bifunctional protein-serine/threonine kinase/phosphatase, whose translation MARIIDASSRFRPAPGPPGNAAVPVPASSSPRAAAKSLEVTLGHASQQGLRPGNEDFVGAVTPEGAPLAAKGLLLAIADGVGGHARGREAAEYSVRGLLADYFSTPDTWSVEKSLDAVIAALNRWLLAQSAKSREYAGMATTLTAFVLRGRRYHVAHVGDSRAYLLRDGELWRLTEDHTWEHPELSNVLRRAVGLDAQLAVDYDDGELAAGDRFVLVTDGVWGALGDGGIIEILKRHPCAEDAADVLTLEALARGATDNCTALVANVEAVPPDTLRDCYAGARHLPLPPRLKAGDVLDDLRIEELLHESRVTLLYRVTRLATGEALVLKTLRPDAADDEAASALLREEWLARRVPSQSFPAVAEADARSALYYLMSWHEGETLKAKLARGHRFAPHELVALGVPLLRAVGSLHRLGIVHRDIKPDNVHVDRPGQLRLLDLGVAASDAEDLREINNPGTPSYMAPELFNGGTANESSDLYACGVTLYELLTRKYPYGEVEPFQRPRFGEPVPPTRYRPDTPAWLEAVLLKACARDAKDRFETAEEFVLALERGAHRPLATHRRVPLVARNPALALKLLTAASLLLNLILLFLLSRR comes from the coding sequence GTGGCGCGGATCATCGATGCGAGTTCGCGGTTCAGGCCCGCTCCCGGGCCGCCGGGGAACGCGGCTGTCCCCGTCCCCGCGTCGTCGTCGCCTCGTGCCGCAGCGAAATCACTCGAAGTCACGCTCGGCCACGCGTCGCAGCAGGGGCTGCGGCCCGGCAACGAGGATTTCGTCGGGGCGGTGACGCCCGAAGGCGCGCCGCTTGCGGCGAAGGGGCTGCTGCTCGCGATCGCCGATGGGGTCGGCGGCCACGCGCGCGGCCGGGAGGCGGCCGAATATTCGGTGCGCGGACTGCTCGCCGACTATTTCTCGACGCCCGACACGTGGAGCGTCGAGAAATCGCTCGATGCCGTGATCGCCGCGCTGAACCGCTGGCTGCTCGCCCAGTCGGCGAAGTCGCGCGAGTACGCCGGCATGGCGACGACGCTGACCGCATTCGTGCTGCGCGGGCGCCGTTACCACGTCGCACACGTCGGCGATTCGCGCGCGTACCTGCTGCGCGATGGCGAACTGTGGCGCCTGACCGAAGACCACACCTGGGAACACCCCGAGCTCAGCAACGTGCTGCGCCGCGCGGTCGGACTCGATGCGCAGCTCGCCGTCGACTATGACGACGGCGAGCTGGCCGCCGGCGACCGTTTCGTGCTCGTCACCGACGGCGTATGGGGCGCGCTCGGCGACGGCGGCATCATCGAGATCCTGAAGCGCCACCCCTGCGCCGAAGACGCGGCCGACGTGCTGACGCTCGAAGCCTTGGCGCGCGGTGCCACCGACAACTGCACCGCTTTGGTCGCGAACGTCGAGGCGGTGCCGCCGGACACGCTGCGCGACTGCTACGCCGGCGCGCGCCACCTGCCGCTGCCCCCGCGGCTGAAGGCAGGCGACGTGCTCGACGACTTGCGGATCGAGGAACTGCTGCACGAATCGCGCGTGACGCTGCTGTACCGCGTCACGCGTCTCGCGACCGGTGAAGCGCTGGTGCTGAAGACCTTGCGTCCGGACGCGGCCGACGACGAGGCGGCGAGCGCGTTGCTGCGCGAGGAATGGCTCGCGCGACGCGTGCCTTCGCAAAGCTTCCCCGCGGTCGCGGAAGCCGATGCGCGCAGCGCGCTCTATTACCTGATGAGCTGGCACGAAGGCGAGACGCTCAAAGCGAAGCTCGCGCGCGGCCACCGCTTCGCGCCGCACGAGCTCGTCGCGCTCGGCGTGCCGCTGCTGCGCGCGGTCGGCAGCCTGCATCGGCTCGGCATCGTGCATCGCGACATCAAGCCCGACAACGTGCACGTCGACCGCCCCGGCCAGCTGCGGCTGCTCGACCTCGGCGTCGCCGCGTCGGACGCCGAAGACCTGCGCGAAATCAACAACCCCGGCACGCCGTCCTACATGGCGCCCGAACTTTTCAACGGCGGCACGGCGAACGAGTCGTCGGACCTCTACGCGTGCGGCGTGACGCTGTATGAACTCTTGACGCGCAAGTACCCGTACGGCGAAGTCGAGCCGTTCCAGCGGCCGCGCTTCGGCGAGCCGGTGCCGCCGACGCGCTACCGCCCGGACACGCCGGCGTGGCTCGAAGCGGTGCTGCTGAAAGCCTGCGCGCGCGACGCAAAGGACCGCTTCGAGACTGCCGAGGAGTTCGTGCTCGCACTCGAACGCGGCGCGCACCGTCCGCTCGCGACGCATCGCCGCGTACCGCTCGTCGCGCGCAACCCGGCGCTCGCGCTCAAGCTCCTGACCGCCGCGTCGCTGCTGCTGAACCTGATCCTGTTGTTCCTGCTCAGTCGGCGCTAG
- a CDS encoding NarK/NasA family nitrate transporter, whose protein sequence is MDKKAFLKAGHPPTLLAAFLYFDLAFMVWVILGPLGVQIAADLGLDHAQKGLMVAIPVLAGAILRIFMGVLVDHLKPKMTGAIGQVIVIAALFVAWQFGIHSYEQTLLLGVFLGVAGASFAVALPLASRWYPPEHQGTALGIAGAGNSGTAIAALVAPGLAAVYGWTNVFGLALVPLVLVFGFYLLVAKDAPECPPAKPVAEYFRVLKDKDAWWFMFFYAVTFGGFVGLASSLTIYFNTQYGLDAKMAGYFTSACVFAGSMVRPIGGAVADRIGGIKSLSVMYVLAALFLGVVSVGLPAAWMALVVFVAAMLALGMGNGAVFQLVPQRFRKEIGVMTGLVGMAGGVGGFYLASSLGYAKQATGSYQSGFLIFAALALAALVGLTAVKTRWRTTWGAAHLTSAKI, encoded by the coding sequence ATGGACAAGAAAGCTTTCCTCAAAGCCGGCCACCCGCCCACGCTGCTCGCGGCTTTCCTGTATTTCGACCTCGCGTTCATGGTGTGGGTGATCCTCGGGCCGCTGGGCGTGCAGATCGCTGCCGACCTCGGCCTCGACCACGCGCAGAAAGGCCTGATGGTCGCGATCCCGGTGCTCGCCGGCGCGATCCTGCGGATCTTCATGGGCGTGCTCGTCGACCACCTGAAGCCGAAGATGACCGGCGCGATCGGCCAGGTCATCGTCATCGCGGCGCTGTTCGTCGCGTGGCAGTTCGGGATCCATAGCTACGAGCAGACGCTGCTGCTCGGGGTGTTCCTCGGCGTCGCCGGCGCGTCGTTCGCGGTCGCGCTGCCGCTCGCGTCGCGCTGGTATCCGCCCGAGCACCAGGGCACGGCGCTCGGCATCGCCGGCGCCGGCAATTCCGGTACCGCGATCGCCGCGCTGGTCGCGCCGGGACTCGCCGCGGTGTATGGCTGGACGAACGTGTTCGGCCTCGCGCTGGTGCCGCTCGTGCTGGTGTTCGGGTTCTATCTCCTCGTCGCGAAGGACGCGCCAGAGTGTCCGCCGGCGAAGCCCGTCGCCGAGTATTTCAGGGTGTTGAAGGACAAGGACGCGTGGTGGTTCATGTTCTTCTACGCGGTCACTTTCGGCGGCTTCGTCGGGCTGGCATCGTCGCTGACGATCTACTTCAATACGCAGTACGGCCTCGACGCGAAGATGGCAGGCTATTTCACCTCCGCGTGCGTGTTCGCCGGCTCGATGGTGCGTCCGATCGGCGGCGCGGTCGCCGACCGCATCGGCGGCATTAAGAGCCTGTCGGTGATGTACGTGCTCGCGGCGCTGTTCCTCGGCGTCGTCAGCGTCGGCTTGCCGGCGGCGTGGATGGCGCTCGTCGTGTTCGTCGCTGCGATGCTCGCGCTCGGGATGGGCAACGGCGCGGTGTTCCAGCTCGTGCCGCAGCGCTTTCGCAAGGAGATCGGCGTGATGACGGGACTGGTCGGCATGGCCGGCGGCGTGGGCGGTTTCTATCTCGCGTCCTCGCTCGGCTACGCGAAACAGGCGACCGGGAGCTATCAATCCGGGTTCCTGATCTTCGCCGCGCTCGCGCTCGCGGCGCTCGTCGGGCTCACTGCGGTCAAGACGCGCTGGCGCACGACGTGGGGCGCGGCACACCTGACGTCGGCGAAGATCTGA
- the nirD gene encoding nitrite reductase small subunit NirD: protein MNAISLHQTPAGADSETGWKTICALDDIPVLGARVVASAHGDIAIFRTADDEVFAMHDKCPHKNGPLSQGIVHGRQVTCPLHGWKIQLDSGEAAAPDVGCTKPFAVKLVDGLVLLKA, encoded by the coding sequence ATGAATGCGATATCCCTTCACCAGACCCCCGCGGGAGCCGACAGCGAGACCGGCTGGAAAACGATCTGCGCGCTCGACGATATCCCGGTGCTCGGCGCGCGCGTCGTCGCGTCCGCGCACGGCGACATCGCGATCTTCCGCACCGCCGACGACGAGGTCTTCGCGATGCACGACAAATGCCCGCACAAGAACGGTCCGCTGTCGCAGGGCATCGTGCATGGGCGCCAGGTCACGTGCCCGCTGCACGGCTGGAAAATCCAGCTCGACAGCGGCGAGGCTGCGGCACCCGACGTCGGCTGCACGAAGCCGTTCGCAGTGAAGCTCGTCGACGGGCTGGTGCTGCTGAAAGCGTAA